GTGGAAAGATCATGGTGTGATTGCTTTTTGCAGGGATGTAAAAAACAATCTCAACCCTATCAGATTCAAAAGCCTGTGGGACGCACTTCAATGTTATGAAAAGAATAAAACACAACTCACCTATACTTTTGAGATTCTATCTATAACCGGAAACTTAGGTAAACAGCCATAAATAATACCCTGGTAATCACAAAAATACGGTTTACCCTGGAAATAAGGTCTGCAAAAGAACTTAAAATCCCTCAGGCAGATACTGTTAAAAAAAGAACCGGATGTCGGTCTGGCACTCCTTAAGCAATACACTTCAGCATTTGACATCAGCAGATTTAAAGACGAATACAGCAAAGAACTTTTGAAGATCATCAAAGCAAAAGCCAGCGGTAAAAAAACAACGGTTAAGAAATTACCTATACGCACCCACAGCACTGATGATTTATACAGTCAGCTGATGAAAAGCCCTGAAGAGAGAAAAGGCGCCTGATAAGAAGTATCCCTTTTTTCAGATAATCCAATTTAATATTTAAACAGCATTAAGAGATTATCATCGAAAAATGTAGAAACTGACATTTCAAATGTTGTTTTTGATATAGTCAGTGAATAATTATAAAAAATTGGCCGTCTAATTTTCAGGAGAGTTCAGGAAAAACCAATCTAATTGATATATTTGCCGAAATGTTCCTGTAGTTCAATGGATAGAATTTTGGTTTCCGGTACCAACGATGGGGGTTCGAATCCCTTCAGGAACACGAAAAAGCCTTTTAGCATCTTGTTAAGAGGCTTTTTTTATTTAATCCCATCTTAACAATAGGGGTATCCCCTGCCCCTGCGTCTTTATGGTGACACACAAAGACAAAAATATCCATATGAGAAACCTGATTATCAGTTCAGCAATACTGCTGTTCTCTCTTGCTGGTTGCAAAAAAGAAGACCTGAACTCTAACAGATTAAAAGTTGAAGTTTACAATAACGACTCTTTTGAGTTCAGAAATCCCTATGTTATTGACGTATTTAATCTCAGAACCGGAAAAAACATCTTAAGCATCCGTGATAAAAGCACTGAGGACTATCAAACTTCCGAAGATGTACTTCCCGGAGACAACATTGAAATTGCTTATACCATGTTCTGTGACTGTGAAATCACGGTTAAATATAAAGGCCAGAAATTAGACAAACGTTCCAATTCCTTTTTTAACAAGAAAGAAGGAAAAATAAATGTCACTGTTCCAAGATAGGATCAATTAACTCCATAAGCCAGAGAGGGTGCCCGGTTAACGGTAGCACCCTCTTTTTTTGTTCGTGTACAGCTTACTAACCTGCTTGTACAACGCTATAATAACGTTATACATCAGTTAATGTTGATACGGGTTTGAAGCGGAGTTGATACGGGGTTGATACGGGTCAAGGCGTTTCAACCCCGTATCAACTCCGCTTCAAACCCGTATCAATGCTAAAGCGTGTATAACGGAAACCTTGTTTGTTCTTAATCTGTCATTCAGTTCTTTATTACGGCAAGAATACCAGAGTGGTTGCCTGCTCTTAAAAATTTCACATTTCACAACTGGAAGCTATATTGGAAAACTAAAGTTATAGTTCTATATAATCGGAACTGAAAAACGCAAATATTTATGGTAACAAAAACAACGCATGTTACCACTTTTGAGACTATATTATCGATTTATCAAAATAAATATCAGATTTCCAGTCCATTCACGTAAGGAAAACGGGTGTTGGTGTAATAATGAAATGATTAATCATATGATAATCTTATTATTGAACTGTGAATCATCTACCTATGAAACACACACGACAGTAATGTACTATATAACTACACTACAAAAAAACCAGCCGATCGGCTGGTTTTTTGTATTTACAGAGAAAATTGATCCGTTTAAAGCTGTTGTTGTCCTAAAATGCATTGATGATTAACTGAATTGCTCCGTGATTATGTTCGGGGCTAAACATCGCTGTTGCTGCAACCGGCATGTGATAATTAAACACGACCAGTTCTTTGTTCAGTGTTATTCCTGCGTTTACAATATTTGGTTTAGATCCATAAAAATTCTGGTCCCTGCCAAATGCAAATCCTCCACCGGCAAAAAGATGAACATTGGTAGTTCCTTCTTTCCATACCCGGTAATCCAGCACCACATAATTGGAATAATTATTTGCCAGTTCTCCATTACTCTTAACATGTGTATCTCTTCCCTGTACGATAGTACTCCAGTTTATACTGATCGGGAATGCGTCTCCGAACTGATATCCGGCAGTTACATCAATAAAATGAGATGTCGTCCCTCTTTTATAATCAAAGAGCTTAGCATTAGGGAAATCAGTAAAGTTATTAATATCCCAGACAGAAAAATTAAATCCGGCTTTGACGTAACTCACATAATAATCAAATTCTTTGTATTCCCCGTTGAAACCTGCCCCACCCCATATACCGGCAGAAAAACTTCCGTCTTTAGTCGTATAGTGCATATCCACATCAGTAATAGGACTGTTGGAGACCTTAAATCCGCGCCACAGGTATAAATTGCGTACCTGCAGATTAACATTAAAAGGTTTATATTTTTTCACTGCTACAGTATCAGTTTTAGTGGCTGTAATATCCTGAGCCATCGCAGAAAGGCAAAGGCATAGCCCTAGTATAGCCATAAGGCTACCTTTATAATTAGTTTTCATAAAAATCTGTTTAAAGGATTCTGTTTTTTATTGAGCTGATAATTACTGAAAATGTAAATAAATAAAAGCCGCTATTGCTGCGCCTATAACCGGACCGACAACAGGTACCCATGAATAAGACCAGTCACTGCCGCCTTTTCCTTTAATCGGTACTAAGGCATGTATAATACGCGGAGCCAGGTCACGTGCAGGATTAATAGCATAACCAGTAGTTCCGCCCAGTGAAAGACCTATTACCCAAACCAGGAAAGCAACCGGAACAGCACCAACAGACCCCAGACCTACCGGAGTTTTTGTCGGTGTAATTTCGGCACCGGTGATATAGAAAACTGTAAATACCAAAACAAAGGCACCTATAATTTCACTGGTTATATTGGATAAGTAATTACGGATGGCCGGTCCTGTACAGAAAATAGCCAGCATCGCTCCGGGATCATTGTCACGGTTAAAGTGATCTCTGTACATCACCCAAACCAGAAATGCGCCCATACCGGCTCCTATCAGCTGAGCTGCAATATAAGGGAGCACATTTGCCCAGGCAAATTTTCCGGCTATGGCAAGGCCGATGGTTACTGCAGGGTTCAGATGCGCACCACTGTAAGGACCGGCAACGGTTACCCCTACAAAAACTGCCAGTCCCCAGGCTGTGGTAATCACCATCCAGCCACTATTATTTCCTTTGGTATCATTTAGTAAGACATTGGCTACTACGCCATCGCCTAAAAGTATCAGTAACATTGTACCGATAAGCTCTGCTATGAATGGAGTCATGCTGATAAAATTAAGGATGAATAATTAATTAACCTCAGTTTCAGGAATATCATCATTCCAGCTTTGTGCAGCATGGATAGCTCTTTTCCAGTCCCTGATTCCTTTTTTGATCACTGCCTGATCCCCTGAAGGAACAAACTCCTTTTCAGACTTCCATAATTGCTGGATTTCTTCTACGCTGTCCCAGAAACCTACTGCCAGTCCCGCCAGATAAGCCGCTCCTAAAGCAGTCGTCTCGACCACATTCGGACGAATAACCTTACAGTTTAGCAAGTCTGCCTGAAACTGCATCAGCAGGTCATTTGCTGTAGCACCACCATCCACTCTTAATTCTTTAATCTCCATCCCGGCATCAGCCTGCATCGCTTTTAAAACATCCATTGTCTGATAGGCAATAGATTCCAATGCTGCCAAAGCAATATGTGCAGAAGTGGTTCCCCTGCTCAGACCGACAATCGTACCTCTGGCATCTGGTTTCCAGTAAGGTGCACCAAGACCAGCAAAAGCCGGCACAAAATAAACACCCTGGGTATCTTTGACACTTGCAGCCAGTTTTTCAACTTCTGAGGATTTCTTAATAATTCCCAGACCGTCACGAAGCCACTGGACAACCGCACCACCAATAAAAATACTTCCTTCAAAAGCATACTGGATTTTACCATTTATTTTCCAGGCAACGGTAGTCAGCAGATTGTTTTTTGATTCAATAAACTCATCACCTATATTCATCAGCATAAAACAACCTGTACCATAAGTATTTTTAACCATCGCCTTTTCGATACACATCTGACCAAACAGTGCCGCATGCTGATCTCCGGCAATACCTGCAATAGGAATTTTAGAGGCGAAAATTGTAGTGGTAGTCTCTCCGTATATTTCACTTGATTGTTTTACTTCCGGAAGCATGCTTTTAGGGATATTCAGCAATTCCAGCAATTCATCATCCCATTGCTGTGTACGGATATTAAAAAGCATGGTACGGCTTGCATTAGTGATATCAGTAACATGGACATGACCTCTGGTAAATTTCCATACCAGCCAGCTATCTACGGTTCCAAATGCCAGTTCACCTTTATCTGCTCTCTCCCGCGCCCCTTCTACATTATCAAGAATCCATTTTATTTTAGTCCCTGAAAAATAAGAGTCAATTACCAATCCTGTTTTAGCACGAACCAGATCAGTTTTCCCCTCTTTTTTCAGCTGATCACAGAATTCAGCAGTACGTCTGTCCTGCCAGACAATGGCATTATAAACAGGTTCACCAGTTTTCCGGTCCCAGACAATGGTGGTTTCACGCTGATTGGTAATACCAATCGCTTTAATATTGGATCCGTTAATTCCCATTTTCACGGTTGCTTCTGCTGCTACGCTGGCCTGAGTAGACCAGATCTCATTCGGATCATGTTCCACCCAGCCTGATTGTGGAAAAATCTGGGTAAACTCCTTTTGTGCTGTAGATTTAATTTGTCCTTTATGATCAAAAATAATCGCACGAGAGCTCGTTGTGCCCTGGTCCAGAGCCAAAATGTAATCTTCCATAAATATTGATTTATATTGGTTTAATTGACGCTAAATATCTATTATGCGGGGTTATAAGGTTCCAGTAAATAAGATTGAGCCAGTTTTCTGAAAGCTGCAACCTGCTCATTTTCCCAGGCTTCATCATAATGAAGTTCTGTAGCAACTAATTTTGCAACTGCAGGCGCCATATCAATAGCTGCACGTGCATCTAAAAATAAAGCTCTTACTCTTCTGGCTAAAATATCTTCTACAGTACGGGCCATTTCATGTCTGACACCCCAGATCACTTCGGCCTTAATATATGGCAAACGTACGTGCAGCTTTTCTTTCCATGCAGGATTTTCTTCTCCTAAAGCCAATACTGCTGTTTCATCACTTCCGTAAACATATAAATGATCATTACGGTCAACATCAGCTTTACTGCCATGGATAGAAAGCTCTTTTGTTCTGGTGGGACGGGAAACCAGTTTCCCCACCTCAATTGCTTTATCAATAGTATCTTCTCCCATTCTTCGGTAGGTAGTCCATTTACCACCAGTGATAGTAATCAGGCCAGAAGCAGTAACTATCAGTTTATGACTTCTTGAGATTTCTTTAGTTTTTGAAGAACCATCTTCCGGGGCTGCCAGAGGACGTAAACCTGCAAACACACTTAGCACATCTTTACGGGTTGGTGCTTTAACCAGATATTTCGCTGCCGTACGCAGGATAAATTCAATTTCTTCTTCCAGTGCTACAGGTTCCAGACTGTGTTTGTCAAGTGGCGTATCTGTAGTTCCCACAACCAGTTTATCATGCCATGGCACAACAAACAATACCCTGCCATCATCAGTCTTAGGAATCATAATCGCATCTTCGCCAGGCATAAAAGTACGCTCAACTACTAAATGCACCCCCTGGCTTGATCTGACCAATGGTTTTTTACCTGGCTTATCCATTTGTAAAAGATCATCTACAAATACACCCGTTGCATTAATCACTGTTTTGCTTTTCAGGTTATAGCTGATACCAGATTCTACATCTGTAGCCACAACTCCAGCCACTTTAGCTGAAGCATCCTTGATTAAACTGGTCACCCGGATATAGTTTAAAACAGTAGCTCCCTGTTCCAGACTGGTCTGTGCAAGGTTTACTGCCAGACGGGCATCATCAAACTGTCCGTCATGATAAACTACCCCGCCATATAAATTTTGCGGCTGTACAGTACCCAGCTTACTGATCACGTCTTTTTTAGAGATATGTCTGGCCCGGCCAAAACCAAGTTTTCCAGCCAGCAGATCGTAAAGGGTTAAACCTATAGTATAGAAAGCACCACCCCACCATTCATAATTCGGAATAATAAATGATTCATTTTTCACTAAGTGGGCTGCATTTTTCAAAAGCAAACCACGTTCATATAAAGCTTCTCTTACCAGTCCTATATCACCCTGTGCCAAATAACGCACACCTCCATGAACTAATTTGGTACTTCGGCTGGAGGTCCCTTTGGCAAAATCAGCCTGCTCTAATAATAAGGTCTGATAACCGCGGCTGGCTGCATCAAGTGCAGCACCTAAACCCGTTGCTCCGCCACCTACAACAATGACATCCCACACCTTCTCCGGATCAGCAATATTTTCAATGAGTTCTTTTCTGCTTTTATTCATCTCTGACAACCTCCTTATATTTTATAACGATTTGTTTCGCTTTGTATCTCAAATCTATAAAATAAAACATTTCAAAACAAATTAAAATCAATAAGAACCTTAGATTATTTCACAAACCTCCAAAAACACCATACAAAGAATGTTTGTCAACAAAAAGAAGAAAACAAAACCCTGAAACCGAAACAAAACGAAACCAAGAGTAAAATAATTCAGGATACTATTGAAAAAAAAATACGCTTTTTGTTTATTTTTGGCTACCAGCCATCAGCTTAACCAAACCGGAATGAAGAGTATAACCGAAAGACACCAGTTAATTTTAAAAAAATTACAGGACACGGGATCTGTTAACGTACAGGAGCTCAGTGCCCAAATGAAAGTTTCTGATGTTACCATTCGAAAGGACCTGAAGCTTCTGGAAGACAAAAAATTACTTTTCAGGACGCATGGCGGCGGCTCCAAAACAAATCCTTATACCAATGACAAACCTGTTGCTGAGAAAGAACAGATGCATGCGGATAAAAAACGGCTTATTGCTACTGCCGCAGCAGAAATGATCGGTCATAATGATTCTATTATCATTGCTTCGGGCACTTCTATGCTGGCTCTCGCCAGAGCGATACATCCGGAAAAACATCTTACCGTAATTACTTCGGCATTAAATGTTGCCCTGGAATTATCGCATCATCTTCATGTAGAAGTTTTACAGCTGGGCGGCCAGCTAAGACAAAACTCCTCTTCGGTAATGGGGCCTTATGCTGAACAGATTTTAGCAGATGTTTCCTGCAGTATGCTGTTTTTAGGTGTAGATGGCATTGATATTGAAACAGGTTTAACCACCACAAGTCTCATGGAAGCCCGCCTGAATCAGAAAATGATTAATGCAGCACAAATTACCGTTGTACTGGCAGACAGTTCCAAAATGGGAAAAAGGGGTTTGGGAAAAATCTGTTCCCTTGATCAGATTCAGCATGTCATTACAGACGATGGCATATCCCCTGCACTGGTTAAATTAATGGAAAACAAAGGCATCAGTGTAACTATTGTCAAAGACAAAAGCTAAAATTCCGGGATTACCATTCAACTGCTGAACTAACTATCCAGCTCAACCTTACAGCGTTCTCTGCTCAACGCATCCATAAAACTACGATGTTCATAGGCAGTCTGTTTGAGCATAGCTTCATCCTTTTTATAGGTATTTTTAAGTTCCTTTCTGTTCATCGCCTGAAAGAAACGCCTGATATCTTCACGGCTTTTTAAAATCAGCGCAGGAACTTCTTTTGGTTTATTATCTTCACCAATAGCCACCATGGTAAAATAACTGGTATTGGTATGCTTAATGACATGTGTTTTAAGATTTTCTGAAATCACCCTGATCCCTATAATCATAGATGTTTTTCCCACATAATTCACAGAAGCCATCAGCGACACAATTTCTCCTACTTCAACAGGCGCAAGAAAATCGACTACGTCAATAGATGCAGTTATACAATATCCGTCTGCATGTTTTGCTGCGCATACATAAGCAACTTTATCCATCAGTCCAAGAATAATACCTCCATGTATTTTACCACCAAAATTTGAATAAGACGGGATCATCAGTTCTGTTAAGGTAACCTGAGAATTTGCAACTGGTTTATATTCTGACATGCTATTTTTTTTGCCTGCAATTTAGGCTTTTTTGCAAAACAGACAAATTTGGCGGGCATGATTATTGATCAGAAAGAAATAAAAAAGATACATGATCACTACCAGAAAGCCCTTTAATTTTGCCGCATTCTTCATCAATATTTTAATTCCCCTTTGCTTTGGTCTGATTGGTGGTTTAATTACACAGAAAACCATCAAAACATGGTATCCTTACCTGGAAAAGCCTTCTTTTAATCCGCCAAACTGGTTATTCGGGCCCGTATGGTCTTTATTATTCATCATTATCGGAATTTCCGCTTATCTGGTCTGGTCAAAAAAAGCAGAAATTGCACATTTCCCAAGAACTGTTGCGATTTACTTTATTCAGCTCATTCTGAATTTATGCTGGTCTTATCTGTTCTTCTATCATCACCTGATCGGCGCTTCTCTGATAGAGATTATCGCACTGCTGGCAGCCATACTGGTCAATGGCATAGTTTTTTACAAAATTGACAAAACTGCAGGCTTATTATTTATCCCTTATTTTCTGTGGGTAAGTTTCGCAACGCTGCTGACTTATCAGATTTATGTATTAAACTAAAAGCTTCTAAAAGAAAACCTGTAATTTAGGAAGGTGATCCTATTCAAGAAATTACTTATTGGTTTACTCTGTTTTTGCGCTTTTCAGGTAAATGCGCAAAAGGTCGGGTTAGTTCTCAGTGGTGGCGGAGCTAAAGGACTTGCTCATATCGGCACATTAAAAGCACTGGAAGAAAACCACATTCCGATAGACTATATCACCGGAACTTCAATGGGTGGAATTGTAGGTGCATTATATGCCGCAGGATATTCTCCGGCACAGATTGAAAAAATAGCCTTAACCAATGAATTCCAGGACTGGGTAAGCGGCCGCTTCAAAAGTGACTACAGTTTCTTTTTCCAGAAAAGCAGCATCAATGCTTCACTGATTACTGCTAAACTTTCTGTAGATACTGCATTAAGGGTAAATTTCAGATCTAACCTGGTCAATGACATTCCGCTGAATTTTGCATTAATCGAGTTATTATCACAGGCATCAGCCATATCAAAAGACAACTTTGATAATCTCTTTGTACCCTATCGCTGTATGGTATCTGATGTGTTTTCACAAACGAGTATTACGGTAAAAAACGGCAGTCTGGCCGAAGCAGTCAGGGCAACAATGACAGTTCCTCTGATTTACAGACCCATTAAACTGGATGACAAATACGTATTTGATGGCGGATTATACAATAATTTTCCCGCCGACATCATGCAGAAAGAATTTAAGCCTGATTACATCATCGGCGCAAATGTATCTTCCAAAAATTTCAAAGAATATCCAAAAAATACTGATGAACGATTGATAAACCGGCTCATGCTGTTTATGTTCCTGTCTAAATCAGATTCTACGCTGATAGGAAAAAATGGTGTTTATATCCAGCCTGACCTGCAGGACTTCAGCTCCAGTAACTTCAGTCCGGTTGCTGAACTGATCAAAAAGGGTTATGATGCAACAATAGCCGATATGCCCGGGATATTAAAGTCGGTACAGCGGAGAGTTAGTGCTGAAGAGATCGCACTCAAAAGAAACAGTTTTAACAATAAAAAACCACAACTGGTATTTAGCGAGGTTAAAGTGACTGGTGTTAACAGCCAGCAGAAACGTTATATCGAACGCTTGTTTAAAAGTGATAAACCAACCTTTGATCTTGCCGACATCAAACAGGGTTATTATAAACTGGTAGCAGATGAGACATTCGAAACCATCTATCCCAGGATAAGCTATAATCCTGCTTCTGACAGTTACACTTTTGGAATTTTAGCTAAACCCAAAAGAAGCTTTAAACTTGATTTTGGAGGTAATATTTCCAGCAGACCCATCAGCAATGTATTTTTGGGTCTTCAGTACAATTATCTGAACCGAAAATCCTATACTTTCGGCACCAATTTCTACTCCGGACGTTTTTACGAATCTATACAGCTCAACGGCCGTATTGACTATCCTTCAAAACTACCTTTCTTTTTAAGCGGAGAAATGACTTATAACCACTTTAATTATTACAATACCAGCCAGATTTTTATCGAAAACCCGCACCCCACCTATATTGAGCAGTCGGACCGGAAAATTGAACTGAAAGCTGGAATTCCACTTAACCGTAATACCAGGATTACATTAAGCACTTCATTTATCAGCAACAATGATCATTACAGCCCAACCAATACGTTTAATATAGGTGATATACTGGATAAAACTGTATTCAATGGCTCCAGAACCGCGATAACCTTTGAACAGAATACCTTTAACAGGAAACAGTATGCTACACGCGGCAGAAATTTCCTGCTCAGCCTAAATTATTTTAACGGCAGAGAGATTTATACGCCGGGAAACATTTCGAGAAACAGCGGTGTTTCAGCTGATATAGAAGAAAACAGAAAACACAGGGAATGGTTTAACATCAAACTGAGTGATGAAAATTATTTCTTTCACAAAGGCAAATATACACTGGGCTATCAGGTTGAGGGGGTAATTTCCAACCTGCCTCTTTTTTCCAACTACTATTCCACACTGCTTGTTGCACCTGCTTTTTACCCTCTTCAGGATAGCAGATCTCTCTTCCTGGAAAAATTCAGGGCAAGTACCTATCTGGCTGGCGGACTGAAAAACGTCTATCAGCTAAGAAAAAACCTGGACCTGAGAGTGGAAGCATTCCTTTTTATGCCTTATCAGGAATTTGCGCAGAACGGCTTTCAG
This portion of the Pedobacter lusitanus genome encodes:
- a CDS encoding DeoR/GlpR family DNA-binding transcription regulator codes for the protein MKSITERHQLILKKLQDTGSVNVQELSAQMKVSDVTIRKDLKLLEDKKLLFRTHGGGSKTNPYTNDKPVAEKEQMHADKKRLIATAAAEMIGHNDSIIIASGTSMLALARAIHPEKHLTVITSALNVALELSHHLHVEVLQLGGQLRQNSSSVMGPYAEQILADVSCSMLFLGVDGIDIETGLTTTSLMEARLNQKMINAAQITVVLADSSKMGKRGLGKICSLDQIQHVITDDGISPALVKLMENKGISVTIVKDKS
- a CDS encoding glycerol-3-phosphate dehydrogenase/oxidase → MNKSRKELIENIADPEKVWDVIVVGGGATGLGAALDAASRGYQTLLLEQADFAKGTSSRSTKLVHGGVRYLAQGDIGLVREALYERGLLLKNAAHLVKNESFIIPNYEWWGGAFYTIGLTLYDLLAGKLGFGRARHISKKDVISKLGTVQPQNLYGGVVYHDGQFDDARLAVNLAQTSLEQGATVLNYIRVTSLIKDASAKVAGVVATDVESGISYNLKSKTVINATGVFVDDLLQMDKPGKKPLVRSSQGVHLVVERTFMPGEDAIMIPKTDDGRVLFVVPWHDKLVVGTTDTPLDKHSLEPVALEEEIEFILRTAAKYLVKAPTRKDVLSVFAGLRPLAAPEDGSSKTKEISRSHKLIVTASGLITITGGKWTTYRRMGEDTIDKAIEVGKLVSRPTRTKELSIHGSKADVDRNDHLYVYGSDETAVLALGEENPAWKEKLHVRLPYIKAEVIWGVRHEMARTVEDILARRVRALFLDARAAIDMAPAVAKLVATELHYDEAWENEQVAAFRKLAQSYLLEPYNPA
- a CDS encoding acyl-CoA thioesterase, encoding MSEYKPVANSQVTLTELMIPSYSNFGGKIHGGIILGLMDKVAYVCAAKHADGYCITASIDVVDFLAPVEVGEIVSLMASVNYVGKTSMIIGIRVISENLKTHVIKHTNTSYFTMVAIGEDNKPKEVPALILKSREDIRRFFQAMNRKELKNTYKKDEAMLKQTAYEHRSFMDALSRERCKVELDS
- a CDS encoding TspO/MBR family protein, encoding MITTRKPFNFAAFFINILIPLCFGLIGGLITQKTIKTWYPYLEKPSFNPPNWLFGPVWSLLFIIIGISAYLVWSKKAEIAHFPRTVAIYFIQLILNLCWSYLFFYHHLIGASLIEIIALLAAILVNGIVFYKIDKTAGLLFIPYFLWVSFATLLTYQIYVLN
- the glpK gene encoding glycerol kinase GlpK, which encodes MEDYILALDQGTTSSRAIIFDHKGQIKSTAQKEFTQIFPQSGWVEHDPNEIWSTQASVAAEATVKMGINGSNIKAIGITNQRETTIVWDRKTGEPVYNAIVWQDRRTAEFCDQLKKEGKTDLVRAKTGLVIDSYFSGTKIKWILDNVEGARERADKGELAFGTVDSWLVWKFTRGHVHVTDITNASRTMLFNIRTQQWDDELLELLNIPKSMLPEVKQSSEIYGETTTTIFASKIPIAGIAGDQHAALFGQMCIEKAMVKNTYGTGCFMLMNIGDEFIESKNNLLTTVAWKINGKIQYAFEGSIFIGGAVVQWLRDGLGIIKKSSEVEKLAASVKDTQGVYFVPAFAGLGAPYWKPDARGTIVGLSRGTTSAHIALAALESIAYQTMDVLKAMQADAGMEIKELRVDGGATANDLLMQFQADLLNCKVIRPNVVETTALGAAYLAGLAVGFWDSVEEIQQLWKSEKEFVPSGDQAVIKKGIRDWKRAIHAAQSWNDDIPETEVN
- a CDS encoding MIP/aquaporin family protein produces the protein MTPFIAELIGTMLLILLGDGVVANVLLNDTKGNNSGWMVITTAWGLAVFVGVTVAGPYSGAHLNPAVTIGLAIAGKFAWANVLPYIAAQLIGAGMGAFLVWVMYRDHFNRDNDPGAMLAIFCTGPAIRNYLSNITSEIIGAFVLVFTVFYITGAEITPTKTPVGLGSVGAVPVAFLVWVIGLSLGGTTGYAINPARDLAPRIIHALVPIKGKGGSDWSYSWVPVVGPVIGAAIAAFIYLHFQ
- a CDS encoding patatin-like phospholipase family protein, which encodes MILFKKLLIGLLCFCAFQVNAQKVGLVLSGGGAKGLAHIGTLKALEENHIPIDYITGTSMGGIVGALYAAGYSPAQIEKIALTNEFQDWVSGRFKSDYSFFFQKSSINASLITAKLSVDTALRVNFRSNLVNDIPLNFALIELLSQASAISKDNFDNLFVPYRCMVSDVFSQTSITVKNGSLAEAVRATMTVPLIYRPIKLDDKYVFDGGLYNNFPADIMQKEFKPDYIIGANVSSKNFKEYPKNTDERLINRLMLFMFLSKSDSTLIGKNGVYIQPDLQDFSSSNFSPVAELIKKGYDATIADMPGILKSVQRRVSAEEIALKRNSFNNKKPQLVFSEVKVTGVNSQQKRYIERLFKSDKPTFDLADIKQGYYKLVADETFETIYPRISYNPASDSYTFGILAKPKRSFKLDFGGNISSRPISNVFLGLQYNYLNRKSYTFGTNFYSGRFYESIQLNGRIDYPSKLPFFLSGEMTYNHFNYYNTSQIFIENPHPTYIEQSDRKIELKAGIPLNRNTRITLSTSFISNNDHYSPTNTFNIGDILDKTVFNGSRTAITFEQNTFNRKQYATRGRNFLLSLNYFNGREIYTPGNISRNSGVSADIEENRKHREWFNIKLSDENYFFHKGKYTLGYQVEGVISNLPLFSNYYSTLLVAPAFYPLQDSRSLFLEKFRASTYLAGGLKNVYQLRKNLDLRVEAFLFMPYQEFAQNGFQNIDNSPTFNHIHYAGTAGLVYHTPVGPVSLSYNLYDDPIKRNGVLLHLGYLIYNKRSIE